Below is a window of Candidatus Binataceae bacterium DNA.
GCGCGACGGCGTTTGGCGAAGAGGCCAAGGAGCCGCTGCGCACGATTCCCCGCGCAGTCATCTTCAGCCTCATCCTGACGGGAGTGTTCTTCGTATTCGTCTCGTATACCGAGGTCATCGGATTCATCGGTTATAAAACCACGCTCGACAAGATTGACGCACCCCTCAACGTGCTGGCCGAGTTGATGAGCGTGCCTTGGCTCAAGGCCCCGATTTCCGCGGGTGCGATGATCAGCTTCTTCTCGCTCGCACTGTCGTGTCTCAACTCCGGTGCCCGCATCATGTATCCGATGGGGAAGCTGGGCGTCTTCCACTCGAAAGTCGGCACCGTGCACGACACCAACGAGACTCCTCACGTCGCAGTCACGGTGATGGCCGGGCTCATCTTCCTGGTCCCGGTGCTGCTGACGACGGTGTTTGGCCTCGCGATCCTTGACGCCTTCAACGACGCCGGCACCTTCGGCGCGTTCGGATTTCTCGGCGCGTATTTCCTGATCTCGATCGCGGCGCCGATGTATCTGAAGCAGCGCGGCCAGCTCGGTGGCAAGGAAATCGGACTGTCGGCCGCAGCGGTGATACTCCTGATGGTTCCTGCCGTCGGCAGCGTGTACCCGGTGCCGTCGTGGCCGGTGAACATCTTCCCGTACATCTTCCTCGGCTACCTGGCGATCGGACTCGTATGGTTCATGATTCTGCGTACGCGGCCCGAGTTCGCGAGCACCGTCAGGCGCCGCGTCACTGCGGAGCATGAGGTGATTCCCGCTGAGCTCGATATGAGCCATCCGCCGGCAATGGAAAAAACCGAAAGTCACGCGATGGCGTGAGCGCGCTGCGCAACCCTGAACGCATACAGGTGCTATCGAAATGAGTATTCAACAGACAATCGGGCAGGGTGCCGGCGCGGAGTTGGCGCCGGTCGGTTCGGTGATTTCGCTGCGGCGGTATCCGGTGAAATCGATGATGGGTGAGGAGCTCGAAGCGGCCTATCTCAACGGCAGCGGGCTGCTGGGAGATCGCGCCTACGCCGTGATCGACTGCGCGACCGGTAAGGTCGCGAGCGCCAAGAATCCGCGCAAATGGCCGACGTTGTTCGGCTTCAAAGCAAGCTATTGCGCGCCGCCGCGGCCAGAGACTGCGATTCCGCCAGTCACGATCACGCTTCCGGATGGCGCCTCGATTCGCAGCGATTCCCTCGAAGTCACAAAGCTCCTCGCCAGCGCGCTCGCGCGCGAAGTTGCGCTGAAATGCGGCGCCGCCGAAAAGGTGACGCTCGAGGAGTACTGGCCCGACATGGACGACCTGGCCCATCGCGATATGGTGACCGACGAAGCGATGCCCGCGCAGACCTTCTTCGACTGCGCTCCCGTTCATATCGTGACGACCGCGACGCTAACCAAGCTCGCCGAACTGTATCCCGGCGGACAGTTTGATTCCGCACGCTTTCGCCCGAACATCCTGATCTCCACCGGCTCAACCGAAGCCTGGTTCATCGAGAACACTTGGGTCGGTCGCACGATCGCGATCGGTCCCGAGGTCGAGCTGAAGATAACGGGCGATACTGGCCGCTGCGTAATGACGACGCTGGCCCAGGGCGGGCTGCCGCGCGACTTGAGCGTGCTCAAAACCGCGGTGCAGCACAATCAGGGACGCGTCGGAGTTTACGCGACGGTGGTGAAGGGCGGCACGGTGCGCCATTCCGACGTGGTCCGCGTCTAAGCGCGCGCGCAAGGCGGCGGACGGTTGCGCATCTTTCCTCCGGCGCGCAGCCGTCCGCCCGTTAGTCAAAAAAACACCTTTAGGGTTGCCAAGGAGGCAATACGATGCTAACACGCGTGCATGCCGAGGACTGTTTCACGCATGATTGACTCCGCCGCATCCGAGTTGGGCGAGCGCCTCGGCCGTCTGCGCAGCGGGCGCGGATGGACGCTGGCGGAGCTCGCCAACCGCAGCGGCTTATCGAAGCCGTATTTGTCGCGGCTCGAAAGCGGTGTGCGTCAGCCCTCACTCGGCGCGCTGCTGACGCTCGCACGTGTTTATGAGACTCCGCTGCAATCGCTGGTCGATACGGGCGCGCATCAACAGTCGTCGCCGGTTGTCATTCGCGGCAGTAAGGCCAATATCCAACGCGGCAACGGGCTCCGCTATCGCGCAATCTCGAGCGGCGGCGCGCTTCAGAACCTGAGCGCCGTGCATGTCACCGTACCGCGCCGCCGGCGCCAGACCAAACTCTCGCAGCACGAGGGCGAAGAACTTCTCTATGTGCTTTCGGGCAAGTTGAATCTTGTGTTCGACAACGAAAGTCACGCCTTATTGCCCGGCGATGCCGCCCATTTCGACGCTCATCTTCCGCATAGACTCAACGCGAGCGGCGAGACCGATGCCGAGGTGCTGCTCGTCGCGTACGTTCCGAATCGCGGCAAAGGCGACGGCGCGGGCGGCACGACTCACACGCAATCGCGGCGTAAAGCCAGCGATCGTCGCGTCAAACAGGAGTTGCTGACGACGATCGCGATCTGCTCATCGCTCGACGACGCGCACGAAGAAGCTCCTCGCGCCTAGTGGCGAACTCAAATCTCGATCGTGCGGCCAATCTCGACGAAGCTCGCCGCCGGCACGGTGAAGAGATCCACCGGTCGCACCGAATTGCGAAACATGAAGTCAAAGAGCATCACCTGCCATTTCCATAGCCGTGGATGATGTTTGCCGCGCGTTGCTTCGTCACGCTCGGCGAAGTAAACCGCCTTGGTAAAATCGACGGGACAGCCGTGATCGGGCGCCGCACGCAGCGACATCGGAATGTTTGGCACTTCGTTGAATCCATAGTGCATCGTGATGTGCCAAAGTCCCTCTGCAATCGGGGTGACGCTCAAGCGATCCGCATGCGCGCAGTGCGGGTAATTTTCGAACTGAACCGTCAGCGCAACGTTCTGTTCGCGTAGCGCGCCGAAGATCGCAAAGTACTGGATCATCACCGCGGGAATTCCAGCGCGGGCACGGGTCAGGAAAATCGCAACACCGGGAACACGCGGGATCTGCCGCGCGCGTATCCGCTCGAGAAAATGCTCACTCGCTTCCTCGTTCAACGCGTAGCGCGCGTGCACGGCTTCGATTCCGGCACGCCACGTCGTCATTGCGACGAAAATTAGTGCGCCAAGAGTGAGCGGGATCCATCCGCCGCGATCGATCTTGAGCAGGTTCGCAGAGAAGAACCCCAAATCGACGATCAGCAGCAGTCCGCAGATCAGCAGTGCAAGGTAGGGCGGCCATCCCCAACGGCCGCGCATTACGTTGTACAGCAGCATTGTAGTCAGCAGCATCGTGGTCGATACTGCTGTGCCGTAAGCACCGGCGAGGTTTTCCGAGGTGCGGAAGGTGACGGTGAGCGCCACCGTCGCCAGCATCATCATCCAGTTCACCAGCGGCACGTAGATTTGTCCGTACTCATCGGCGGAGGTCTGCTTGATGCGCACGCCAGGCAGCCACCCGAGTTGCATCGCCTGGCGCGTCAGCGAAAACGAACCTGTGATGATTGCCTGGCTCGCGATAATTGTCGCCGCGGTTGCGATCGCGACGAGGGGATAGATAGACCACCGCGGCGCCAGCTCGAAAAATGGATTAACCGGCGTCGCGGGATAAGCGACAACGAGCGCCGTCTGGCCCGCGTAGTTGAGCAATAGCGCGGGCAGTACGACGCAGTACCATCCCGCTCGAATTGGACCGGCGCCGAAATGGCCCATGTCGGCGTAAAGCGCCTCGCCGCCGGTGATCGCCAGGAACACGCCGCCAAGAATGACAAAGCCGCGCCATCGGAGTTGCGCCAGCAGTTCGAGCGCATAATGCGGACTGACGGCGGCAAGCACACTCGGGTGCATCGCGATTCCGCGCACACCCAAGATCGCGAGCATCGCAAACCATACCAGCATCACTGGCCCGAAGAACCTGCCGATACTGGCAGTGCCGCGGCTCTGTATGAGAAACAGTAGGAGCAGGATTGCGCTCGCCATCAGCACGATATGCGGCTTGAAAACATCGGTCGCGACGTCCAGGCCTTCGAGCGCACTCAGCACCGAGATCGATGGCGTGATGACTCCATCGCCGTAGATCAGCGCCGCGCCGAAGAGCCCCATCACGATCAGCGCGCGGCCGCGTCCGTGCCAGTCCGTGTCGATGGACGACATGAGAGCGAGGATGCCGCCTTCGCCGTTATTGTCGGCGCGCATCACGAAGACGCAGTACTTGATCGAGATCGTAATGATGAGCGACCAGAAGAGCAGCGACAGGATGCCGACCGCGCTCTCGGACGTGAACTTGCCGCCGAAATCATCGACGATCGTCTGCATTGCATACAGCGGGCTGGTGCCGAGATCGCCAAACACGATCCCAAGCGTCGCGACCAGCACCAGCGGCGTCTTGGGATGCTCGACGGGAAAACTGCCGGTCTGTTCGCGCGCATCCATGCGTGCGTCAATCCAGCAGCATCGGACACCAGCGTCAACCGGATCAGCAGCTGCTTGGGGCTCGTCAGTGATTCGCGATTAGCAGGCGGCAAGCGGTGGCGAGATTCTCGCGCACCTGGACGGATTCGCTGCGACCGCTTACCCACATCAGCAGGTTCGCGTACCAGACGTGACCGAGGATTTCGTAGATGCCCGCGCGATCGCGCTCGCTCAGGTTCGCTAGCTCCTTGTCGATAACACGGCGCATCACGGCGAAGAGCTCGCGCCGCGGACCTTCAGCCTTGAGATCGGGAGAGAGCAGGGACTTGAGCAGGGCGCTGGCCAGCTTCGGCTCGCGCTCGAGCGCCTGCGTTGCGCGTTCGATGAAATCCATGATGCGCTCGGCAGGCTTCGCGCCCCGCGGCGGATTGCGCACCAGATGCTCCTGCAGGTCCTGCGACCAGTCGATCCAGGTCCACGCGAGCAGGTGATCTTTCGAGGAAAAGTAGCGATAGAGCGTGCCTAGCGCGACCCTCGCGTGATTCGCTACGTCGCGCATCTGCACGGCGTCGTATCCACCACGAGCCGCGAGATCCATCGCCGCCGCGACGATTCGTTTGCGCCGCGCGAGCTGGCGCGCGCTCAGCCGCTCGTTATCGGCAGGGTCTGAGACAGGCCAACTCGCCGCGACCGAGCGCGCGGATTTTCTGATCATGCGGACGCGCTAACTCCGCGCGAGCCCGCGGCGCCACCTTTCATGCGCACCGGCAGATGCTTGATGCCGTTGATAAAGTTCGAGCGCAGCCGCTTCACATCGCCCGCGAGCTCGATCGTATCGACACGCTTCACGAGTTCGTCGAAGAGCAAATTCATTTCGAGCCGCGCCAGACTCGCGCCGAGACAGAAATGCGGACCGCCGCCGCCGAACGCAACGTGTTCGTTGGGCGAGCGTGTGATATCGAACTTAAATGGATCCTTGAAGACGCTTTCGTCGCGGTTGGCCGAGATATACCAGATGCTGATCTTCTCGCCCGCCTTGAGCGCCTGCCCGCCGAGCGTCGTGTCGCGCGTAATATTGCGCCGGAAGTACATCACCGGCGACGCCCAGCGCAGGATTTCCTCGATCGCCGGCGGCACCAGCTCCGGATTCTGTCTCAGCAGCCGGTACTGATCGGGATGCTCGATCATCGTCAGCACGCCGTGGGAGAGGGCGTTGCGCGTGGTCTCGTTGCCGGCGACGGCCAGCAACAGAAAGAAAAGGTTGAAGTCCATTTCCGACAGCTGATCGCCGTCAACGTCGGAGTTGAGCAGCGTTGTCACGATGTCATCCTGCGGATGCGCCAGGCGCTGCTTGGCGAGCTCCTGCGAATACATGAACATCTCGATCGCGGCGCCGCGCGCCTGGTCGTCGCTGACTGAGTATTCGGGATCCTTGCTGCCGATCATCTTGTTGCTCCATTCGAAGACCTTGTGCCGGTCCGAAAATGGAACGCCGAGAATCTCGGCTATCACTTGAAGAGGCAGCTCGGCCGCGACTTCAAGGACAAAATCAAGTTCGCCCTTGGCGAGCGCGCGATCGACGATGGTCGTGACCATTTCCTGCAGATGCGGCTTGAGCTTCGCGATCATCCGCGGTGTAAAGCCGCGGTTGACCAGCGAGCGGTAGCGCGTGTGATCCGGCGCGTCCATCGTCAGCATCATGCGGCCCTCGTTGGAGAGCTGCTGCGAGGCCGACACGTCGTCGAGTGCGACCACGCCGCCGCGCGATTGCTCGGAAGAGTAGGTGGCGCCGTCGCGCCCGACCTCGATCACGTCGGCATAGCGCGTGACGACCCAGAAGCCCGGTCCGTTGTCAGGCTCGGGATGACGGTAGATGGGCGCGTTGTGGCGCAGGTAGGTGAACCATTCGTGGGGTACGCGGTCGGTGAAGCGATCGATATCCAGCAGATCGATTTCTTTCAGATCCACGGCCTGCTCTCCTCAAAGTAGAATGCGTTCTACTTTGCAAGTATTACAGGCGTTGAGTCAACGTTTCGCTCGACAACCGGAATGGCAAAGGCGCCGGAGAAAGTCAGCTCCGACGCCTTTGGCGATCAGAACGTGTTTCGATCGTATTGCGATCTTACTCTGCGGCGCGTCGGCGCTCGCGATGCGGATTCAGCATCGCCACCGTGCTCGCCTGCGGGCCGTTTTCTCCCAACTCCTGGTTGAATCGAACGATGCAGCCGACGACGAGTTGATCGAATCCAGGATGCAGCACACTGTTGCGATGGAAATAGATCTCGTCGCCTTCGGGCGTGAGAAGAAATCCGTAGCCCTCGCTCGCGAACAGCTTTTTGACGATACCCTCCGGGGCCTCTTCGTGGGTCTTCGTGTCGCCGCGCAGCTCACGAATATGATCTTCAATGCGGCGCCGCGCGGCGGCGAAAGACTCGCGCACCGCGACTGCGAGGTCGTCTTCGGCCTGCCTGTTGATCGTGATATCGCCGCCGGGAACCGTCAAATGTATCCGCACACGGAACGGGCCGCCGTGGCGATGATGATGGACGCCGCCTTCGACGACGACTTCGCATCCGGTAATCCGGCCGTAGAAATGCTCGAGCGCGGCGACCTTGTCGCGGATCTCCTCCTCGATGCCGGGAGAAAGAGTGAAATCGCGGGACGTTATTTTCAGCGGTCGTTGCATCGCAAGCCTCTCTTTCAAGGTGGTTTGCTCGTATCGTCGAGCGCCTCTGCTTAGCTATGAGAGCAATTAATTTGCCAAGCCGTAGAGATCGCAGACAGCCCATCCAGGGTCGCTTTTCCTTGCGCAGAGACGCCGATCACCGGAGGGAGGTGTATCCGTTCGCACCATCACTGCGGTGATGCGGAGCCATTTTGACCACTTCGTGTAGTGGCGCAAATACGAGTCGAGCCCGGCATGTGCTATCGATGATTTGATTAGGAATCGGAGACACTGACTATGTCAGCAATCGCATTCGATCTTCCCGAGGAAGTCCGCGTCGCGCGCGACGGCCTGAGCGCATTCGCACAGGCGGAAATTCTGCCCCGCCATGAGAAGCATCGCGCGCTGCTCGAAAATCCGCGCGTCCTTTATCGCGACGATGGCCGCTACTCCGACGAGGCGATCGCGCTCATCCGCGAAGTCCGCCAGCTGGCCGCCAAGGCCGGCTTCTATGGCATGTGCGTCCCGGAACACCTGGGCGGCGGCGGCCTCGGTCATCTCGCCTACTACGTGGGATGGGAAGAGTTGTTTCGTACTTGCGGTCCGCAGAACTGGCTAATGCTATACGTCATCAGCCATTGGGCCTTCGGCCCGAGCCGCTTGCTGGAGCAGGTCACGCCGCAGGCTCGCGAGCGAATCCTCGCGCCGATGATGGCGGGTGAAGCCTCGATGTGCTTCGGACTATCGGAACCAGGTGCGGGTTCCGATGCCGCTGCGCTCACCACGCACGCCACGCCCGACGGCGACGGCTGGCGCATCTCGGGCCGCAAAATCTGGACGACCAACGCGCCGATCGCCGACTACTGCATCGTATTCGCGATTACCGATGCGGCCCGCGCCGCGGCGCGCAAAGGTGGAATCTCTGCCTTCCTTATTCCGACGTCGTCGCCGGGCTTCGAAGTGCCGCGCGTCATCCAACTGTTCGGGCACATCGGCGGTGACGAAGGCGAGGTGAGTCTCGACGATGTTTTCGTGGAACCGTGGCAACTCGTAGGCGAGCTCAACCGCGGCTTCGATGCGGCGCTTTACGGCGTCTCGCTGGGTCGCATCTACAACTCGGCGCGTGCGGTCGGATACGGCAGATGGGCACTCGAGCGCGCGCTCGACTACTCAAAAGTCCGCAACGCGTTCGGAAAACCGATCGCGGAATACCAGGGCGTAACGTTCCCGCTCGCCGAGACCGCGATGGAACTGCACGCGGCGCATCTGATGGGCCTCAACGCCGCGACCTTGCTCGACAGGGGAGAGCAGGCGGTGAAGGAACTCTCGATGACGAAGGCGTATTCGGTGCAGGCCGGATTTCGCGCCGTCGATCGCGCAATACAGACGCACGGCGCGATCGGCTTCACCAACGAACTCGGGTTCCATCATGCGTGGCATGCGCTCAGGATTGTCAACGTCGCCGACGGTACTAACGAGATCCTAAATCGCACGGTCGTGCAGCGTCTGCTGAAAGGCGACACCGCCTTATAGGAAGCCACACGTCGTTCGCAATCGAAATACTTTAACTTTGGCGCAACGCGCCGATTCTGCGCGATTGCTACGATCGCCATATGCGATCGGGATGTTCCATTTGTAAAGGCGCGGTCGCCTCCTCGGATAGCTACTTCGACCAGCGCGGTTACCTCTATCACGAGCGATGCCTGCCGACCTGTAGCGATTGCGGCGGCGCAATCACGGCGCGCAACTGCCGAGGCGTTTGGAAAGACGTGGAATGGATGGCAAGGCATCGCATCTGCCCAGTCGAAGAAAACCGCGAACGCGACACGTGATCGCGATCTGACCGGCAGGTTGGAGGATCACTCTTTGCCGAAGTCGGTTGGATAGAAGCTCAATTCCAGCTCGGCTCTGTACGCATTGATGATCTCGATGCTCGCCGACGGAACGTCGAGCGTCGGCGCGTAAGCGTCGTGCATGACACCAGCGGTGATTACAACTTTGCACTCGCTCGGCAGGACCGCGACCAGGTCCTCGGGAGGCAATAGCTTCGCGAGCCGTGCGATATGAACCTCGACCGGATTGTTCTTCGGCTCGTCGGAGTCCAAGCGCCAAGTCGTTTCCTGCCACTTTTCATCGCCTCTGGGTGTCTTACGCGGCGAACCTTTGTCGTGGGAGCTCGCGGCTGATGGTTCGTACCTTAATGCTGCCGACAATTCGGCAAGCGACATCGAAGCGCTGAGGATATCCAGCGAGACCAGCAGCTCCCTGCGCATCAATCTTCAGTATCGAACAGCGATCTTAGGCGCTCGCCGAATGTTTTTGTTTTTGGCTTGGCCGGAGCCGCCGGAACGCCGTCGAGTTGCATCAATAGCTGGCGGCCCAGAGCAGTCGGATTGATCGGAGTTGGCACGCCGGTATCGTCGACTACGCCGAGTTCGGCGTCGCGGCCCTGGTTGAATTCGTTGGTCAGGATCGCGACGCCGACTTTTTCTTCCGGCATGAAGCCGATCCATGCCGAGAACCCCCCGCGCATCGAGGCGCCGTTCTTCGACACGATCACCGGGACATCCGGATCCTTGCTGAAGACCTCCCATCCGAGACCCATGTTGAAGCGCTGATCGGGATCGGTCATGAACCAGATGCGGTGGGTGACGCGCAGCGCCTCGGCCAGATGCGGCGGGATCGTTTTGTCGAGCACACCGATATTCGCCTTGAGCCATATCAGCATGTCATGTCCGCTCGACTTGATGTCAGTTTCATCCATGTCGACAGCGGTTTTGCGCACGAATCCCTGGGCAAGGGGGACTCCGCTCGGGATCTGCGTGAACGTATGCGTCATCGCAAGTGGGCCCGTGATGTCCTCCCTCAGAAGCTCCGGAAAGGTCGGCTTGCTGTCCGGCCCTTCGAGCGCATAGCCGAGCGTCACATAACCGACGTTCGAGTAGAGAATCTCGGGCGGGTAGGGGGGCTTGAGAAAGTCTTCCCACCACTTGATTAGATCGGGCGAGGGCGGCTTGCCGGCATAGAGCTCGGTTCCGGGATGGCCCGGGATTCGGCTTGGGAACGACGATGTATGCGTCGCGAGCTCGAGCAGCGTCACCTTCCTGATCCCGCGGCCGTACTCCTTCACGTCCGACGGCAGATAGTCGCAGACGCACGCATTGATGTTCTTGAGAGGAGGCTTGCCGCCTTCGCCAATCGTCTGGTACGCGAGCATCGCCGCCGTCATCGTCTTGGTCACCGAACCGATGCCGAAGACCAAATCCGGCGTGACCTTGTTCGGCGGATCGTTGCCGTCGTCGCCATAAGTCAGCAGGTACTCTTTTCCTTTGACATACACGGCAATGGCGACGCCGTGCGTGTCGGTCCGCTCCATGTACGGCTTGACCATCTGCTCGACAATCGCGGGCGGATTCGGTGGCGGCGCTCCCTGCATCGCAGTCCTCCTCGAAACCCCGTTAGACAAGCAAGTGCGGCGACCGCAATGCAAGCGATGGCGTGGCGGCTCTCAATCGAACACTCGTAAGGTAAGCCGATTCGGTTTCCTCCCCTTGCCTGTGCATGATATTTGATTGTCTTCACGCGGTGG
It encodes the following:
- a CDS encoding MOSC domain-containing protein — encoded protein: MSIQQTIGQGAGAELAPVGSVISLRRYPVKSMMGEELEAAYLNGSGLLGDRAYAVIDCATGKVASAKNPRKWPTLFGFKASYCAPPRPETAIPPVTITLPDGASIRSDSLEVTKLLASALAREVALKCGAAEKVTLEEYWPDMDDLAHRDMVTDEAMPAQTFFDCAPVHIVTTATLTKLAELYPGGQFDSARFRPNILISTGSTEAWFIENTWVGRTIAIGPEVELKITGDTGRCVMTTLAQGGLPRDLSVLKTAVQHNQGRVGVYATVVKGGTVRHSDVVRV
- a CDS encoding acyl-CoA dehydrogenase family protein — protein: MSAIAFDLPEEVRVARDGLSAFAQAEILPRHEKHRALLENPRVLYRDDGRYSDEAIALIREVRQLAAKAGFYGMCVPEHLGGGGLGHLAYYVGWEELFRTCGPQNWLMLYVISHWAFGPSRLLEQVTPQARERILAPMMAGEASMCFGLSEPGAGSDAAALTTHATPDGDGWRISGRKIWTTNAPIADYCIVFAITDAARAAARKGGISAFLIPTSSPGFEVPRVIQLFGHIGGDEGEVSLDDVFVEPWQLVGELNRGFDAALYGVSLGRIYNSARAVGYGRWALERALDYSKVRNAFGKPIAEYQGVTFPLAETAMELHAAHLMGLNAATLLDRGEQAVKELSMTKAYSVQAGFRAVDRAIQTHGAIGFTNELGFHHAWHALRIVNVADGTNEILNRTVVQRLLKGDTAL
- a CDS encoding HPF/RaiA family ribosome-associated protein, which encodes MQRPLKITSRDFTLSPGIEEEIRDKVAALEHFYGRITGCEVVVEGGVHHHRHGGPFRVRIHLTVPGGDITINRQAEDDLAVAVRESFAAARRRIEDHIRELRGDTKTHEEAPEGIVKKLFASEGYGFLLTPEGDEIYFHRNSVLHPGFDQLVVGCIVRFNQELGENGPQASTVAMLNPHRERRRAAE
- a CDS encoding TetR family transcriptional regulator, with protein sequence MIRKSARSVAASWPVSDPADNERLSARQLARRKRIVAAAMDLAARGGYDAVQMRDVANHARVALGTLYRYFSSKDHLLAWTWIDWSQDLQEHLVRNPPRGAKPAERIMDFIERATQALEREPKLASALLKSLLSPDLKAEGPRRELFAVMRRVIDKELANLSERDRAGIYEILGHVWYANLLMWVSGRSESVQVRENLATACRLLIANH
- a CDS encoding DUF4279 domain-containing protein, producing MRRELLVSLDILSASMSLAELSAALRYEPSAASSHDKGSPRKTPRGDEKWQETTWRLDSDEPKNNPVEVHIARLAKLLPPEDLVAVLPSECKVVITAGVMHDAYAPTLDVPSASIEIINAYRAELELSFYPTDFGKE
- a CDS encoding serine hydrolase; its protein translation is MQGAPPPNPPAIVEQMVKPYMERTDTHGVAIAVYVKGKEYLLTYGDDGNDPPNKVTPDLVFGIGSVTKTMTAAMLAYQTIGEGGKPPLKNINACVCDYLPSDVKEYGRGIRKVTLLELATHTSSFPSRIPGHPGTELYAGKPPSPDLIKWWEDFLKPPYPPEILYSNVGYVTLGYALEGPDSKPTFPELLREDITGPLAMTHTFTQIPSGVPLAQGFVRKTAVDMDETDIKSSGHDMLIWLKANIGVLDKTIPPHLAEALRVTHRIWFMTDPDQRFNMGLGWEVFSKDPDVPVIVSKNGASMRGGFSAWIGFMPEEKVGVAILTNEFNQGRDAELGVVDDTGVPTPINPTALGRQLLMQLDGVPAAPAKPKTKTFGERLRSLFDTED
- a CDS encoding cytochrome P450 — encoded protein: MDLKEIDLLDIDRFTDRVPHEWFTYLRHNAPIYRHPEPDNGPGFWVVTRYADVIEVGRDGATYSSEQSRGGVVALDDVSASQQLSNEGRMMLTMDAPDHTRYRSLVNRGFTPRMIAKLKPHLQEMVTTIVDRALAKGELDFVLEVAAELPLQVIAEILGVPFSDRHKVFEWSNKMIGSKDPEYSVSDDQARGAAIEMFMYSQELAKQRLAHPQDDIVTTLLNSDVDGDQLSEMDFNLFFLLLAVAGNETTRNALSHGVLTMIEHPDQYRLLRQNPELVPPAIEEILRWASPVMYFRRNITRDTTLGGQALKAGEKISIWYISANRDESVFKDPFKFDITRSPNEHVAFGGGGPHFCLGASLARLEMNLLFDELVKRVDTIELAGDVKRLRSNFINGIKHLPVRMKGGAAGSRGVSASA
- a CDS encoding APC family permease; amino-acid sequence: VLFGQKSIFDPAQLKIQGASFSGISLGVVTAIFSLVGFECATAFGEEAKEPLRTIPRAVIFSLILTGVFFVFVSYTEVIGFIGYKTTLDKIDAPLNVLAELMSVPWLKAPISAGAMISFFSLALSCLNSGARIMYPMGKLGVFHSKVGTVHDTNETPHVAVTVMAGLIFLVPVLLTTVFGLAILDAFNDAGTFGAFGFLGAYFLISIAAPMYLKQRGQLGGKEIGLSAAAVILLMVPAVGSVYPVPSWPVNIFPYIFLGYLAIGLVWFMILRTRPEFASTVRRRVTAEHEVIPAELDMSHPPAMEKTESHAMA
- a CDS encoding XRE family transcriptional regulator; its protein translation is MIDSAASELGERLGRLRSGRGWTLAELANRSGLSKPYLSRLESGVRQPSLGALLTLARVYETPLQSLVDTGAHQQSSPVVIRGSKANIQRGNGLRYRAISSGGALQNLSAVHVTVPRRRRQTKLSQHEGEELLYVLSGKLNLVFDNESHALLPGDAAHFDAHLPHRLNASGETDAEVLLVAYVPNRGKGDGAGGTTHTQSRRKASDRRVKQELLTTIAICSSLDDAHEEAPRA
- a CDS encoding KUP/HAK/KT family potassium transporter, which encodes MDAREQTGSFPVEHPKTPLVLVATLGIVFGDLGTSPLYAMQTIVDDFGGKFTSESAVGILSLLFWSLIITISIKYCVFVMRADNNGEGGILALMSSIDTDWHGRGRALIVMGLFGAALIYGDGVITPSISVLSALEGLDVATDVFKPHIVLMASAILLLLFLIQSRGTASIGRFFGPVMLVWFAMLAILGVRGIAMHPSVLAAVSPHYALELLAQLRWRGFVILGGVFLAITGGEALYADMGHFGAGPIRAGWYCVVLPALLLNYAGQTALVVAYPATPVNPFFELAPRWSIYPLVAIATAATIIASQAIITGSFSLTRQAMQLGWLPGVRIKQTSADEYGQIYVPLVNWMMMLATVALTVTFRTSENLAGAYGTAVSTTMLLTTMLLYNVMRGRWGWPPYLALLICGLLLIVDLGFFSANLLKIDRGGWIPLTLGALIFVAMTTWRAGIEAVHARYALNEEASEHFLERIRARQIPRVPGVAIFLTRARAGIPAVMIQYFAIFGALREQNVALTVQFENYPHCAHADRLSVTPIAEGLWHITMHYGFNEVPNIPMSLRAAPDHGCPVDFTKAVYFAERDEATRGKHHPRLWKWQVMLFDFMFRNSVRPVDLFTVPAASFVEIGRTIEI